In a single window of the Pyrococcus sp. NA2 genome:
- the feoB gene encoding ferrous iron transport protein B: MLKVVALVGNPNVGKTTIFNALTGMRQHVGNWPGVTVEKKEGILEYKGKEYLVVDLPGIYSLTAHSVDELIARNFILEGNADVIVDIVDSTCLMRNLFLTLELFEMGVKNIIIVLNKIDLIKKKGVKINIKEMEKILGVPVVPTNAKRGEGLEELKRKISLMVEGKITTNPIMPRYDDDIEREIAHISKVLEGTPLVEKYPIRWLAIKLLQRDEEVIKLVLKYLGQTKMDEILKHVGELEEKYKRSLDIVMASQKYEFLEGILRKFVEHPAEIRETLSDQLDRLLTHPVYGIMSMLLVFYLLFQFVFTLGGPLQELLDDSFSSLGEWLGERIANDAVRGLIVDGIIGGVGTVLSFFPLVFLLFVGMSILEDSGYMARIAAVMEKYLRMFKLPGKAIIPMVLAFGCNVPAIMATRTLDEEKDRILTMLINPLIPCVARMAVITFLAKTFFPENPAIVAISIYAIAIALALLSGLILGRFVVKSEESPFIIELPDYSVPSWRTVIIHSWERSKEFLKKAATVILLGSVLIWYLSSYPEPVGSGLSYAEMLGRAFEPIARLMGLDWKAAVSLIFGIIAKENVIATYSVLYGVSEESLGATMSSIMTPLQAYVLALVTTLYLPCIATIAAIRAEGGWKWAGIAVLYNLTLATLIGILAYNIGLLL, encoded by the coding sequence ATGCTGAAGGTTGTTGCCCTAGTGGGCAATCCAAACGTTGGAAAAACAACGATTTTCAACGCCTTAACTGGAATGAGACAACACGTTGGCAACTGGCCAGGAGTTACAGTTGAGAAGAAGGAGGGTATACTGGAGTATAAGGGGAAAGAGTACCTCGTCGTTGACCTTCCTGGGATATACTCCTTAACAGCTCATAGCGTGGATGAACTCATTGCGAGGAATTTCATACTTGAGGGAAATGCAGATGTGATAGTTGATATAGTGGATTCCACGTGTCTCATGAGGAACCTCTTCCTGACCCTCGAGCTCTTTGAAATGGGAGTGAAGAACATAATAATAGTCCTCAATAAGATCGATTTGATAAAGAAGAAGGGAGTTAAGATAAATATCAAGGAAATGGAGAAGATCCTTGGCGTTCCGGTGGTGCCCACCAACGCCAAGAGAGGGGAGGGCCTCGAAGAACTCAAGAGAAAGATATCACTCATGGTTGAAGGAAAGATAACGACCAACCCGATAATGCCAAGATATGATGATGACATTGAGAGGGAGATAGCTCACATCTCAAAGGTTCTTGAGGGAACTCCATTAGTGGAGAAGTATCCAATTAGATGGCTAGCAATTAAGTTGCTTCAAAGAGATGAAGAAGTGATTAAGCTAGTTCTTAAATATCTTGGTCAAACCAAGATGGATGAGATTCTAAAACATGTGGGTGAGCTTGAAGAGAAGTACAAGAGATCCCTCGATATAGTCATGGCAAGTCAGAAGTATGAATTCCTGGAGGGAATTCTCAGGAAATTTGTTGAACATCCAGCCGAAATAAGGGAAACTCTTAGCGACCAGCTCGACAGACTTTTGACGCATCCAGTGTATGGAATAATGTCCATGTTGTTGGTGTTCTATCTCCTATTCCAGTTTGTGTTCACACTGGGAGGACCCTTGCAGGAGCTCCTTGACGATTCGTTCTCATCCCTGGGGGAGTGGCTTGGTGAGAGAATAGCAAATGATGCTGTGAGAGGTCTAATTGTTGATGGAATAATTGGAGGAGTTGGAACAGTATTGAGCTTCTTCCCCCTTGTCTTTCTTCTCTTCGTTGGCATGTCTATCCTCGAAGATTCCGGTTACATGGCTAGAATTGCCGCTGTAATGGAGAAGTACCTCAGAATGTTCAAGCTTCCAGGGAAAGCCATAATTCCAATGGTACTTGCCTTTGGATGTAACGTTCCAGCGATAATGGCAACAAGAACACTAGATGAGGAAAAGGATAGGATATTAACAATGCTGATAAATCCGCTAATTCCGTGTGTGGCGAGAATGGCAGTGATAACGTTCCTTGCGAAGACGTTCTTCCCGGAGAATCCAGCAATAGTTGCCATAAGCATATATGCAATAGCAATAGCACTAGCCCTACTCTCGGGATTAATACTGGGTCGTTTCGTTGTGAAAAGCGAAGAAAGTCCATTCATAATTGAGCTTCCCGACTACTCAGTCCCCTCATGGAGGACGGTCATCATACATTCCTGGGAGAGAAGTAAGGAATTCCTAAAGAAGGCGGCGACAGTGATACTCCTTGGTTCTGTATTGATCTGGTATCTCTCAAGTTATCCAGAACCCGTGGGAAGTGGACTTAGCTATGCTGAAATGCTTGGAAGGGCATTTGAACCCATAGCAAGGTTAATGGGTCTAGACTGGAAGGCTGCGGTAAGTCTCATATTTGGAATAATAGCAAAGGAGAACGTTATAGCAACTTACAGTGTTCTCTACGGAGTTAGCGAAGAATCCCTGGGAGCAACCATGAGTAGCATAATGACACCCCTCCAAGCCTACGTCCTCGCCCTAGTGACGACACTTTATCTCCCCTGCATAGCTACTATTGCAGCCATAAGAGCCGAGGGAGGATGGAAGTGGGCCGGCATTGCAGTGCTCTATAACTTAACCTTGGCTACCCTAATTGGGATACTTGCCTATAATATAGGACTGCTACTCTAG
- a CDS encoding class I SAM-dependent methyltransferase has protein sequence MRKLSDFNIEEVFNVDDYMYFYSEKLTEERTQKEVEFLVKVLELREPKRILDLACGFGRHAIKLGELGHEVVGIDIIDGFLEIARKKAEKKGVNVKFMKGDMREINFEEEFDIVLLLYTSFGYFSDKENFKVLQNVYKALKPGGLFCLDVPNRDFVVRNLSPCSVLEKGEDFMIDMSSFDVLTGRMHVRRMIIRNNQRRVVEYSLRIYTYTELSEMLKRAGFKIEKVYGSFDGKELSLKTPRIIVVAQKV, from the coding sequence GTGAGGAAGTTGTCAGACTTCAACATTGAAGAAGTCTTCAACGTTGACGACTATATGTACTTCTACTCCGAAAAGCTGACCGAGGAGAGAACGCAAAAGGAAGTTGAGTTTCTGGTAAAAGTTCTTGAATTGAGGGAGCCAAAGCGGATTTTAGACTTGGCTTGCGGCTTTGGGAGACATGCAATAAAGTTGGGGGAGCTAGGGCATGAGGTGGTTGGCATTGACATAATAGACGGCTTCCTTGAGATCGCAAGAAAGAAAGCAGAAAAGAAAGGAGTGAACGTTAAGTTCATGAAAGGAGACATGAGAGAAATAAACTTCGAAGAAGAATTCGACATAGTTTTGCTCCTCTACACTTCATTTGGATATTTCAGTGATAAGGAGAATTTTAAGGTGCTACAAAATGTTTACAAAGCCTTAAAGCCAGGTGGGCTCTTCTGTCTCGATGTTCCAAACAGAGATTTCGTGGTTAGAAACCTCTCTCCATGCTCCGTGCTTGAGAAGGGTGAAGATTTTATGATTGACATGTCGAGCTTTGACGTCCTTACAGGAAGAATGCACGTCAGAAGAATGATCATTAGGAATAACCAAAGAAGAGTTGTTGAGTATTCCTTAAGAATTTACACGTATACTGAGCTGAGTGAAATGCTCAAAAGAGCTGGTTTTAAGATAGAAAAAGTTTATGGGAGCTTTGATGGGAAGGAACTCTCACTAAAAACGCCACGCATAATAGTGGTCGCACAGAAAGTTTGA
- a CDS encoding DUF4855 domain-containing protein codes for MANFGLWWIRWNGSEKRRDKNWQGISSTVDGFKKLGFDYAVILDSGEGRNTPQRGYSYNEGYYDGNKFESWLNKHFEGFINYFAFIPVLNHTNISSKGIRGVSYWKGWIDEVLNSIGGNLKGFYWSLKDAWQVRDGTVYEEDIEEISTYVRNLNKKFMWIPSACTLVLERTNIFSLSRLFDYIFVQPNYYQRGAIARETNDYIPYTYEVFKEWLTKLENLKNKNDAFNIYIEMEADQSLLFYYISHTHLEENFRISLIEYCAPTSFSSRCLGQYTTEAKTVAYHYYIKVQKDILGSLYPNRAYYFSIDLNVVSEMEGFTRRLGG; via the coding sequence GTGGCAAACTTTGGACTGTGGTGGATTAGATGGAATGGGTCAGAAAAGAGAAGGGACAAGAATTGGCAGGGAATCTCTTCAACTGTTGATGGTTTCAAAAAGTTGGGATTTGATTATGCAGTGATACTTGATAGCGGAGAAGGTCGAAATACTCCTCAGAGAGGATATTCATATAATGAGGGGTATTACGATGGAAACAAGTTTGAAAGCTGGCTAAACAAGCACTTTGAGGGTTTCATTAACTACTTCGCTTTTATTCCTGTATTAAACCACACAAACATTTCCAGCAAGGGTATCAGGGGAGTGTCCTACTGGAAAGGGTGGATTGATGAAGTTTTAAACTCGATTGGAGGAAATTTAAAGGGTTTTTACTGGAGCCTGAAGGATGCATGGCAAGTGAGGGATGGGACAGTATATGAGGAAGACATTGAAGAGATATCAACTTATGTGAGAAACTTAAACAAGAAGTTTATGTGGATACCTTCAGCCTGCACATTGGTACTGGAAAGAACTAATATTTTCAGCCTCTCAAGGCTTTTTGACTACATTTTTGTACAACCAAATTATTACCAACGAGGTGCTATTGCAAGGGAGACTAACGACTACATACCTTACACGTATGAGGTTTTTAAGGAGTGGCTAACAAAACTTGAAAATCTAAAGAATAAGAACGATGCGTTCAACATCTACATAGAAATGGAAGCCGATCAGAGTTTGCTCTTTTACTATATCAGTCACACGCACCTAGAAGAAAACTTTAGAATATCCCTTATTGAATATTGTGCCCCAACATCATTCAGTTCAAGATGCCTAGGCCAATATACAACTGAAGCTAAAACTGTAGCATACCACTATTATATTAAGGTGCAGAAGGATATCCTGGGAAGTTTATATCCGAACAGGGCATACTATTTCAGCATTGACCTGAATGTCGTTAGTGAAATGGAAGGATTTACTAGAAGGTTGGGGGGATAA
- a CDS encoding DUF504 domain-containing protein, whose amino-acid sequence MRKGTVKEVLAKIKYDPRENEEDYFIIIEHRGAYGNVRKIPVKLIELGHGYFFIGETQIPYHRILKVVRKDGKVVWETRKGR is encoded by the coding sequence ATGAGGAAGGGAACGGTGAAGGAGGTTCTTGCTAAAATAAAATACGATCCCAGGGAGAACGAAGAAGATTACTTCATAATAATAGAGCACAGAGGAGCGTACGGGAACGTCAGGAAGATACCCGTAAAGCTCATAGAACTCGGTCACGGATACTTCTTCATTGGAGAAACTCAGATCCCATATCACAGAATCCTTAAGGTAGTGAGGAAAGATGGGAAGGTTGTATGGGAGACCAGGAAGGGTAGGTAG
- a CDS encoding FeoC-like transcriptional regulator produces the protein MSKLDEALKIIEEGPISIEDLARRLRVSREEAEGIIEILKSLGYIREFEGKASSCENCPLKNICGGKCVRAGIKIFIPTFQIR, from the coding sequence ATGAGCAAACTTGATGAAGCTCTGAAGATCATTGAAGAGGGTCCAATCTCAATCGAAGATCTTGCTAGAAGACTTAGGGTTAGCAGGGAAGAGGCCGAAGGAATAATTGAAATACTCAAAAGCCTTGGCTACATTAGGGAATTTGAAGGGAAAGCGTCATCGTGTGAGAATTGTCCATTGAAGAATATCTGCGGTGGGAAATGCGTTAGAGCCGGAATAAAAATATTCATTCCGACATTTCAAATTCGATAG
- a CDS encoding nucleotidyltransferase domain-containing protein, protein MLKIIPQSHLKVLRKLYERLKNSDVNWVVTGSLGFALQGVSVEPHDIDIQTDKDGAYEIEKLFSEFVIEPVRFKESERIRSHFGVLMIDGIKVEIMGDIQKKVNNEWEPPVDVSKYKRFVEIEGMKIPVLDLEYEYQAYLKLGRVEKAEMLKRFLKEKGKEKP, encoded by the coding sequence GTGTTAAAAATTATTCCCCAATCCCACCTTAAAGTTCTCCGTAAGCTGTATGAGCGGTTAAAAAATAGCGATGTAAATTGGGTTGTCACTGGGAGTCTTGGCTTTGCGCTCCAGGGAGTTTCCGTTGAGCCTCATGACATTGATATTCAGACTGATAAGGATGGAGCCTACGAAATCGAGAAGCTTTTTTCTGAGTTCGTAATTGAGCCCGTGAGATTTAAGGAGAGCGAGAGAATCCGCTCGCACTTTGGAGTACTCATGATTGATGGAATTAAAGTCGAGATAATGGGGGATATACAGAAGAAAGTCAACAATGAATGGGAGCCACCCGTTGACGTAAGCAAATACAAACGCTTTGTGGAGATTGAAGGGATGAAGATTCCCGTTTTGGATTTAGAGTATGAGTACCAGGCCTACCTCAAACTTGGCAGAGTTGAGAAAGCGGAGATGCTGAAGAGGTTTTTGAAAGAGAAGGGAAAAGAGAAACCTTAA
- the glmM gene encoding phosphoglucosamine mutase: MGKYFGTSGIREVVNERLTPELALKVGLALGTYLGEGTVVIGSDTRTSSEMLKRAVISGLLSTGINVIDIGLAPTPLTGFAIKLYGADAGITITASHNPPEYNGIKVWDRNGMAYTPEKEKELEEIIDSGKFNRVSWNRIGKLTRADPRREYINAVLKEIKLEDSYTVVIDPGNGAGAILSPYVQRELGNRVITLNSHTSGFFVRELEPNRESLEMLAKSVRVIGADVGIAHDGDADRVGVVDENGNFVEYEVMLSLIAGYMLRKYGKGKIITTVDAGFALDDYVSKLGGKVVRTKVGDVAVAEELLEHGGIFGGEPSGTWIIPQWNLTPDGIFAGALILEMIDRLGPIGELAKEVPRYVTLRRKIPCPNELKRKVMEEIAKLIPREFSYERIITIDGIRIENDDWWILFRPSGTEPIMRITLEAHTKDKAKSLMEKAERLVKDTIERVSS; this comes from the coding sequence ATGGGGAAATACTTTGGAACGAGCGGAATTAGGGAGGTCGTCAATGAAAGGTTAACACCTGAACTAGCTTTGAAGGTTGGTCTAGCACTTGGAACGTACCTTGGAGAAGGAACAGTCGTCATAGGGAGCGATACTAGAACCAGCAGTGAGATGCTGAAGAGGGCGGTGATAAGTGGTCTGCTCTCAACTGGAATAAACGTTATAGATATAGGGCTCGCCCCAACGCCCCTAACCGGTTTTGCGATAAAACTCTATGGAGCCGATGCGGGCATCACGATAACAGCTAGTCACAATCCTCCAGAATATAATGGGATAAAGGTTTGGGATAGAAATGGAATGGCATACACCCCGGAGAAGGAGAAGGAGCTTGAGGAGATAATAGACTCTGGAAAGTTTAACAGGGTTTCCTGGAACAGGATTGGGAAATTGACAAGGGCCGATCCTAGGAGGGAATATATTAACGCTGTTCTCAAGGAGATAAAGCTTGAAGATTCTTACACTGTAGTGATAGATCCTGGAAATGGAGCAGGTGCAATTCTAAGCCCATACGTCCAGAGGGAACTAGGGAACAGGGTAATAACCCTAAATTCCCATACGAGCGGATTCTTTGTGAGGGAGCTGGAACCAAATAGGGAGAGCCTGGAGATGCTAGCGAAGTCCGTTAGGGTAATAGGAGCCGATGTTGGAATAGCTCATGACGGGGATGCAGACAGAGTTGGGGTTGTTGATGAGAATGGGAACTTCGTGGAGTACGAAGTTATGCTATCCCTAATAGCTGGATACATGCTAAGGAAGTATGGGAAGGGAAAGATAATAACAACGGTGGATGCTGGGTTCGCCCTTGATGACTACGTATCTAAGCTCGGAGGAAAAGTTGTTAGGACGAAGGTTGGAGACGTTGCCGTGGCTGAAGAATTGCTAGAGCATGGAGGAATATTTGGAGGAGAGCCAAGTGGAACGTGGATAATTCCTCAGTGGAACCTAACACCTGATGGAATCTTTGCAGGGGCATTAATTCTGGAGATGATCGATAGGCTTGGCCCAATAGGAGAGTTGGCAAAGGAAGTTCCGAGATATGTAACTTTAAGGAGGAAGATACCTTGTCCAAACGAGCTAAAAAGAAAAGTTATGGAGGAAATAGCCAAGTTAATTCCCAGGGAGTTCTCATATGAGAGGATCATAACCATTGATGGCATCAGAATTGAAAACGATGACTGGTGGATACTCTTTAGGCCCAGTGGAACCGAGCCTATAATGAGGATAACCCTTGAGGCACACACCAAAGATAAGGCCAAATCATTAATGGAGAAGGCTGAAAGGCTCGTTAAGGATACAATCGAGAGAGTCTCCTCTTAA
- a CDS encoding MBL fold metallo-hydrolase yields the protein MVPIIIRPNILMLRGIHLDSNVYFLKSGSELLIVDTGTGVYWNRYLDVAKREGWLQGVGRVVIFNTHEHFDHVGGNLIFKEKLNAEFASHILTAKVLEEGDDYVILSYYYGRKFEPHKVDIKLEDGEKVKVGKVKLTLIHTPGHTRGSSCLYYEEERIMFTGDTVFAGTYGRTDLPTGSQEKIVESLELLRDFDVRLGLPGHGKVIKNWKENIEKILRVLK from the coding sequence ATGGTCCCGATAATAATAAGGCCCAACATACTCATGCTTAGAGGAATTCACCTTGATTCAAACGTGTATTTCCTAAAAAGTGGAAGCGAGTTGCTCATCGTTGACACGGGAACAGGAGTGTACTGGAATAGATATCTAGATGTTGCCAAAAGGGAGGGATGGCTCCAGGGAGTTGGCAGGGTCGTGATATTTAACACCCATGAGCATTTCGATCACGTCGGTGGGAATCTAATTTTTAAGGAGAAGCTGAATGCAGAATTTGCATCCCACATTTTAACGGCAAAAGTCCTAGAGGAGGGCGATGACTATGTTATACTTTCTTATTATTATGGAAGGAAATTCGAGCCCCACAAAGTTGACATCAAGCTTGAAGATGGAGAGAAAGTTAAAGTTGGAAAGGTCAAGCTAACTCTCATCCATACTCCAGGACACACGAGAGGAAGTTCCTGCCTTTACTATGAGGAGGAAAGGATAATGTTCACAGGGGACACGGTGTTCGCTGGAACCTATGGGAGGACTGATCTTCCAACGGGTAGTCAGGAAAAGATCGTTGAATCCCTGGAATTATTGAGGGACTTTGATGTCAGACTCGGCCTTCCTGGGCATGGAAAGGTCATAAAGAATTGGAAAGAAAATATAGAGAAAATACTGAGGGTTCTAAAATGA
- the fni gene encoding type 2 isopentenyl-diphosphate Delta-isomerase: MDFGEITISRKFEHIEHCLKRNVEAHVTNGFEDIHFVHKSLPEVDRDEIDLTVEFFGRKFDYPIMITGMTGGTRKDEIAGKINRTLAQAAEELNIPLGLGSQRAMIEKPETWESYYVRDVAPDVFLIGNLGAPQFGRNAKKRYSVEEVLYAIEKIEADAIAIHMNPLQESVQPEGDTTFAGVLEALAEIKANISYPIIAKETGAGVSKEVAIELEAIGIDAIDISGLGGTSWSAVEYYRAKDEGKRRLALRFWDWGIKTAISLAEVRWATNLPIIASGGMRDGISMAKALAMGATMVGIALPVLKPAARGDVEGVVRIIKNYAEEIRNAMFLVGAKNVKELRKVPLVITGFVREWLSQRIDLNAYLRSRFK; this comes from the coding sequence ATGGATTTTGGGGAGATTACAATTTCAAGAAAATTTGAGCATATAGAGCATTGTCTCAAGAGGAACGTTGAGGCCCACGTAACCAACGGCTTTGAGGATATTCATTTCGTTCATAAGAGCTTACCTGAGGTAGATAGAGATGAAATTGATTTAACTGTGGAATTCTTTGGAAGAAAGTTTGATTATCCAATAATGATAACCGGAATGACAGGAGGAACGAGAAAAGATGAAATAGCGGGGAAAATTAACAGAACCCTTGCTCAAGCCGCTGAAGAATTGAACATCCCACTAGGACTCGGCAGTCAGAGGGCAATGATAGAGAAACCAGAAACTTGGGAAAGCTATTACGTGAGAGATGTGGCTCCCGATGTGTTTTTAATAGGAAATCTCGGAGCACCTCAATTTGGAAGGAATGCTAAGAAAAGATATTCAGTTGAAGAAGTCTTATATGCAATAGAGAAGATAGAGGCCGATGCAATAGCAATTCACATGAATCCTCTTCAGGAGAGCGTTCAACCCGAAGGAGATACGACATTTGCTGGAGTTTTAGAGGCCTTAGCCGAGATCAAGGCAAATATTAGCTATCCCATTATAGCCAAAGAAACCGGGGCAGGAGTTTCCAAAGAGGTTGCAATAGAGCTCGAAGCAATTGGTATTGATGCAATAGATATCAGTGGGCTCGGTGGAACTAGTTGGAGTGCAGTTGAGTACTACAGAGCAAAGGACGAAGGGAAAAGAAGGTTGGCCTTGAGATTCTGGGACTGGGGCATAAAAACTGCTATAAGTTTAGCTGAAGTTAGATGGGCAACAAATCTTCCAATAATAGCGAGCGGTGGAATGAGAGATGGAATATCGATGGCCAAGGCTTTAGCGATGGGTGCAACTATGGTTGGAATAGCATTACCAGTTCTAAAGCCCGCCGCACGAGGAGACGTTGAAGGAGTTGTTAGAATAATTAAGAATTACGCTGAAGAGATAAGGAATGCAATGTTTCTCGTCGGGGCCAAGAATGTTAAGGAACTAAGAAAGGTGCCCCTTGTAATTACTGGATTCGTCAGAGAGTGGCTTAGCCAAAGGATTGACTTAAATGCTTATCTAAGGTCTAGGTTCAAGTAG
- a CDS encoding thermonuclease family protein, with translation MGRLYGRPGRVGSLIIIIILILGCLSQQPRELHGKVVKVVDGDTLYVRIDGDTVKVRLVGIDAPELEPELMKPGEYRGIHNLSCLVKYGYMAKEFLENLTLGKYVTLKFDSRQGEKDKYGRLLVYLYLDSKDVNALLVEKGLARVFYEKKFDKIKEYSELEDKARRERRGLWSCN, from the coding sequence ATGGGAAGGTTGTATGGGAGACCAGGAAGGGTAGGTAGCCTAATTATAATCATAATCCTCATCCTCGGGTGTCTATCCCAACAGCCAAGAGAACTCCATGGAAAAGTTGTTAAGGTAGTTGATGGAGATACCTTGTACGTTAGAATTGATGGAGATACAGTTAAGGTAAGGCTCGTTGGAATAGATGCCCCCGAGCTTGAGCCCGAGCTCATGAAGCCTGGGGAATACAGGGGAATCCACAATCTCAGCTGTCTGGTCAAATACGGCTACATGGCAAAAGAATTCCTTGAGAATTTGACCCTTGGAAAGTACGTTACACTGAAATTCGACTCGAGGCAGGGAGAAAAAGATAAGTACGGTAGGTTGCTCGTTTACCTTTACTTGGACTCCAAGGACGTAAATGCCCTGCTGGTTGAGAAAGGCTTAGCGAGGGTTTTCTACGAAAAGAAATTTGACAAAATTAAAGAGTACTCAGAGCTTGAAGACAAAGCGAGGAGGGAAAGGCGTGGACTTTGGAGCTGTAATTAG
- a CDS encoding BtpA/SgcQ family protein, with protein MNFEDKPLIGVVHLKPLPGAPKYSGSIKEIIDDGIRKAKVYEEAGFDGVIIENFGDVPYGKELSKETLASFAVVAKAIKDSISIPLGINALRNDCISAYSIAYAIGGNFIRVNVLTGVAFTDQGIIEGCARELAMLKVRLPGKIEVLADVHVKHAVHFSRFEDAIKDTIERGMADAIIITGSRTGEPPGIEEVKRAKEISSVPVIVGSGVNDRNIKKFLKYADGIIVGTWVEGNLERAKKLVKLKKEVI; from the coding sequence ATGAACTTTGAGGATAAACCCCTAATAGGGGTTGTTCACCTGAAGCCTCTCCCTGGGGCTCCCAAGTATTCTGGAAGCATTAAGGAGATAATAGATGATGGGATTAGAAAGGCAAAGGTGTACGAGGAGGCAGGTTTTGATGGCGTTATAATAGAAAACTTTGGAGACGTTCCCTATGGAAAGGAGCTGTCCAAGGAAACATTGGCATCTTTTGCTGTGGTTGCGAAGGCCATCAAAGATAGTATATCGATTCCCCTCGGGATAAATGCCCTGAGAAACGATTGCATCTCTGCATATTCAATAGCTTACGCGATAGGAGGGAACTTCATAAGGGTGAACGTTCTAACGGGTGTTGCCTTTACAGACCAGGGAATCATAGAGGGTTGTGCTAGGGAGTTGGCCATGCTCAAGGTTAGGCTCCCAGGGAAAATAGAGGTGCTTGCAGATGTCCACGTAAAGCACGCTGTCCACTTCTCGAGATTTGAGGATGCAATAAAAGATACCATTGAAAGGGGAATGGCCGATGCAATAATAATTACCGGAAGTAGAACTGGAGAGCCTCCCGGAATCGAGGAAGTAAAGAGGGCTAAGGAAATCAGCTCAGTTCCAGTTATCGTTGGTTCTGGTGTTAACGATAGGAACATAAAGAAGTTTTTGAAGTACGCTGATGGGATAATAGTTGGTACTTGGGTTGAAGGGAACCTTGAAAGGGCTAAGAAGTTAGTCAAGCTTAAGAAAGAGGTGATTTAA
- a CDS encoding TatD family hydrolase, whose amino-acid sequence MIDAHAHIEFYRRNHEAIISESREKLKAIIDSITEYRKAHVWKSWEILKPYFGFIFPTLGYHPNEARRGNWDKVRRVENFIVEHREEIFAIGEIGLDYYHAKTKKERENQRRIFEHFLNLALELNLPVVIHAREAEREAFEIVQCYGIDAYFHSYTGDAKLAKEISENGHYIGISTGIAFIPEVREVARVVELDRMLVETDSPYMSPYKGTKNRPWFVRVAIEEISKIKEMSADDVEEKTEENTRKFFSLRI is encoded by the coding sequence ATGATAGACGCTCACGCTCACATAGAGTTCTATAGGAGAAATCACGAAGCTATAATAAGTGAATCCAGGGAGAAGCTCAAGGCCATAATTGATTCCATAACGGAATATAGAAAAGCTCACGTATGGAAGAGCTGGGAAATTTTAAAACCCTATTTTGGCTTCATATTCCCAACTCTAGGATATCATCCAAACGAAGCGAGAAGGGGAAATTGGGATAAAGTTAGAAGAGTTGAGAACTTCATCGTTGAACACAGGGAGGAAATATTTGCAATAGGGGAGATTGGACTCGATTATTATCATGCCAAAACTAAAAAGGAGAGGGAAAATCAGAGAAGGATATTCGAACATTTCCTTAACCTTGCACTTGAGTTGAATTTACCAGTCGTGATTCATGCAAGGGAAGCTGAGCGTGAAGCCTTCGAAATAGTTCAGTGCTATGGAATAGATGCATATTTTCACTCCTATACTGGAGATGCAAAGCTTGCAAAAGAGATTAGCGAAAATGGGCACTACATAGGGATAAGCACTGGTATAGCGTTCATTCCAGAGGTCAGGGAAGTGGCTAGAGTTGTTGAACTCGATAGAATGCTTGTCGAGACTGATTCTCCCTACATGAGCCCCTACAAGGGCACGAAAAATAGGCCTTGGTTCGTTCGCGTTGCCATAGAGGAGATATCCAAAATTAAGGAGATGTCAGCAGATGATGTAGAGGAAAAGACAGAGGAAAATACAAGGAAGTTCTTCTCGTTAAGGATATAG
- a CDS encoding FeoA domain-containing protein — MYVPLTALKEGEAGVVVNILGGPNARARLLSMGIAPGVTVRVIKGRGPGPMIIGVGASRIAIGWGIAKKILVRRV; from the coding sequence ATGTATGTTCCATTGACGGCACTGAAGGAAGGGGAGGCAGGGGTTGTTGTGAACATCCTTGGAGGTCCAAACGCAAGGGCTAGACTACTTTCAATGGGTATAGCTCCAGGCGTAACCGTTAGGGTAATCAAGGGGAGAGGGCCGGGTCCAATGATAATAGGCGTTGGAGCTTCGAGAATAGCCATTGGATGGGGCATAGCGAAGAAGATTCTCGTTAGGAGGGTCTGA